In Ruminococcaceae bacterium KH2T8, the sequence GTGATACCGCCTGCCTCGCCTGCAACAACGGATGCTGATCTGATCCTGTCGAGGAGTGATGTCTTACCGTGGTCAACGTGACCCATGACAACAACAACGGGAGGTCTTGCCTCGAGGTTCTCGGAAGGAGCATCATCAGCATCGTCGTCAAAGAGGATATCTTCCTCCGTTACCTCCTCAAGGAGTGTGGCATTGATACCGAAAGCATCTGCGAGCAGACATGCAGTATCGAAGTCGAGCTCCTGGTTGATCGTAGCGAGCACACCGAGCTTCATGAGTTCCTTGATAACATCGGAGCTCTTCTTACCGATACCCTCAGCGAAATCCTTTACAGTGATGAAAGGAGGGATCTGGATATCAGTGATGACCTGCTCGACAACAGGCTGAGCGATATATGTGCTCTTCTTCTTTTTCTTTCTGCCGTATGAATAATCATCATACTCACCGTCTTCGCTGATACGGCCGTTGAACTTGCCGCCGTTATTGTTCTTCATGCGGCGGTCATTGGAATTCTGATTTCTGCCGTTCTCTCTTCTCTGCTGATCGTTATCGTTATGCTTCTTCTCGATAGCACTCTTCTCCGCAAAGTTTGCACGGCTCTTCTTGATCTCCTCCATGGGGCCTTCTGCCTTGGGCTTCGAAGGCTTTCTGGGAGCGGGACGATTTGGTGTATCCTCGTCCTTATCCTTGGAGAAGCCGCCTCCCTGGCCACCCTGACGGTTACCGCCGCCCTGGTAGCCTCCGCGGTTTCCACCGCCCTGATAGCCGCCACGGTTACCGCCGCCCTGATAGCCGCCGCGATTACCGTCTCTATTGTATCTTCCGCCTCTGTTATCGGAGATCACCGTGGAGCTTCTTACGGTCTCAGGCATTGCAACTACGGCAGAAGAGATCTTTCTCTTATCTACCGCGGGCTTTTCTTCCTTAGCAGGCTCGGACTTTGCTTCAGCCTTAGGTGCCTCAACCGGAGCAGGCTTAGCCTCTGCAGGAGCCTTTGTCTCCTTCTTAGCTTCGGCTGGCTTTTCTTCGACTGCTGCCTTGGGCTGCTCTTTCTCCTCTGCCTTCTTCTCAGCTGCCTTCTTGGGTGCAGCCTTCTCTGTTTCCTTGGCGGGAGCTTCTGCTTTCTTGGGAGCCTCAGCCTTAGCAGGCTTCTCCTCCTTGACCTTGGGTTCCTCGGCTGCTACCGGGGCAGCCTCTTTGATCTCGGGTGCGGGTTCGGAAGCAGGCTCAGCCTTCTTCTTATGAACTCTTCTTACCTTGAGTTCCTTATTGCCCGATACACCACCAAGTATGATCTGAGGCTTATTCTTCTCTTGGTTGTCACTCATTAGCATATCTCCTTTGTGTCATCTATTTCTTCGATCATCTGAGCGAGCTTGGAAGCGAATCCTTCATCGGTTATCGCCAAGACCGCCCTGTCCGTTCTGCCTATCGCGTCGCCGAGCTGTCTTGCAGTCGCGAAGCTGTAGGCCGCGAGCTGATCGTCATCGCATTCCGCTGCTCTGTCCATCAGCTTGTTCAGTGTATTTGCCGAGATGTCTTTCGACAGTATGAGCAATCTGCACTGACCGGCTCTCATCGCAGACACCGTAGCATCGAATCCCGAGACTACCTTGCCTGCCCTCATTGCAAGCCCTATGAATCTTAAGATCTTATCTTCTTCAGTCATCTGAGCCTTCTTCGGAGACACAGAGCTTTAAGATCTCCTGTGCCACCTGCTGCAATCTTTCTTTGTCCACATCGTGCCTCAGTCCCTTGGCAAGCCTGTGAGCCTTGAGCTCGGCAACTATGCACTCTTCCTTCTTACAAAGGTAAGCACCCCTGCCTGAAGCCTTGCCGGTAGGATCGTAGCTGATGTCACCGTCGGGACCCAGGACGACCCTGATAAGGTCTTTCTTGTCATGTCTTTCGCGACATGACACGCACATCCTCTGTGGCTTTTTCTTTGGTATCACTGATCGTCACCGTCGCTCTCGACTACCTGGAAAGCGTCGCCCATGAGCTGAGTAGCTTCGATGATCTCCTCAGACTCTCTCTTGATATCGATCTTGAATCCCGTAAGTCTTGCTGCAAGACGAACGTTCTGGCCGCTTCTGCCGATAGCCAGCGTGAACTGGGAATCAGGTACGATGACCTTAGCCTTTCTCTCCTGGCTACCGTCCTCGTTGGTCGTGATCTCAGTATCAACACGGAGAACCTTAGCAGGCTGAAGTGCTTCGCTGATGAAGAGGGCGGGATCTGCGTTCCAATCAACGATGTCGATCTTCTCGCCGCCGAGCTCGTTCATGATCTCCTGTACACGCTGGCCTCTCTGACCTACGCATGCACCCTTTGCATCGATGTTCTCGTCTCTTGAGTAAACAGCGACCTTAGCTCTGGAACCGGGCTCTCTGGATACTGCCTGGATGATGACCTCGCCGGACTTGATCTCGGGGATCTCGAGCTCAAAGAGCTTCTTGACGAGTTCATTGGATGTTCTTGATACCGTGATGGAAGGTCTGCCGTTATGCTCTTCAACACAAAGAACAAGGAACTTCATCGTTCTGTTTGTCTCGTAGAGCTCGTTCCTGATCTGTCCCTCTCTGGGAAGGACTGCCTCTGCACGGTCGATATCAACATATACGTTTCTTGCATCTCTTCTGAGGATGATACCCGAAGCGAGCTCGCCGATCCTGCCGGAGAACTCCTCGTTGATCCTTCTGTATTCTGCATCTCTAACCTTCTGTGAGATAGCACTCTTAGCTGCTGTAGCTGCAAGACGTCCGAGCTTTTCAACCTCGATACCTACCTCGATCTCATCGCCGAGCTCGAGTTCGGGATCCATAGCCTGAGCGTCTGTAATGGAGATCTGATTTGCTTCGTCTTCAACTTCTTCAACAACCTCAACGAGCTTATAAACAAAGATCTCACCTGTCTCTCTGTCGATCTCAGCCTCAACGTGCTCGATAGACTGGGAACCGGAGAACTCACGTCTGAATGCCGTTACGATACCCTCTTCAACAGCCGTAATGAGCTCTTCTTCCTCGATGCCTCTTTCCTTAGCGAGCATCTTGATAGCGTCAAGTACGTTATCTCTGGGTTCTTCCTGCGTAATCTTCTTTGCCATTTTATATTGACCTCCTGTATTATTATCAAAATTCAATATGCCTTACGGCCTTGGATATCTCCTTATAGCCGATAGTCAACTCTTTGTCTTCGGATACACGGATCGTAACGGAGTCTCCGTCACAACCGATGATCTCACCTGTATGGTTCTTGCTGCCTTCCTTCTCCGCGAAGAGAGCTACGTCGATCTTCTCACCTTCATACCTTCTGTAATCGGCCTCAGTCGTAAGAGGTCTCGTAAGTCCGGGTGAAGATACTTCGAAGTAGTCCGCGTCATGTACGAGCTTCTCATCCAGGATGGGATCTATCTCCCTGCTGAATGTCTCGCAGTCGTCGATCCCGAGTCCGCCCTTCTTATCTATGAACAGACGAAGAAATGTGCTCTGACCTTCCTTCTTGTACTCGGCATCTACAAGCTCGAGCCCCATCCTCTCGGCAACGGGCTGAGCGATCTCAAAGGCCTGCTGAGCTATCTTGCTCCTTCCTGCCATGTATCGTATACTCCTCCTAAATAAAACAAAAAACGAGCTCTCAAGAAGCCCGTTTACTCAAAAAGTAAATCTCACAACATATTTATATTACCATATATGTTTCAGATCCCGCAAACCTTTTTTGATTCTGTGTACTATACACAAAAACTGCCTGAATTTTGACGAATTAACTATTCAAATTAACGGCGTTTTAAAGTACAATAAAATCATCCCGAGAGGGACAGTACATGAACCAAAGGAGATACGCTTATGATCAAGATCATTGCAGGTGAGAAAGGAACAGGAAAGACAGCGCGTCTTGTTGACGACATCAATACGGTAGCGGCTCAGGATAATAATGTAGTCTGCATCGAGAGAGGTACGAGACTCGACCAGCTCCTGAAGCCGAACGTAAGACTCGTCAACATGAAAGAATATCCCGTCTCCGGATATGACCAACTCTTAGCATTTATCTGCGGAATATGTTCCAAGGATTATGACCTTACTCACATCTACATCGACAGTATCTTCAAGGTAGCAGACGACCCCGACATCAATGATCTCGAAGCTTTTGTATCCAAGCTCGATGCATTCCTTAAGGAAACACCCATCACGGCAAGCATCATCTTAAGCGCAAAGATCGACGACCTCCCCGAGAGCGTTAAGGCCTTCTGCTGATCGACATTCCTTGATCCATACTTTGGCTAACGGCTCCGCCTCAACTTGAGGCGGAGCTTTTTATCGAGATTAAAACACGTTTGTAATCCGCCCGTCACACAATATCATCTTAATTAACCTACAATCTAAATATATTTAATCTATCCACATCTTTAGGAACGGAGGGCAATTAAATGGGTAACTTTTTGAAGGAATTTAAGGATTTTGCTCTTAAGGGCAATGTAATGGATATGGCAGTCGGTGTTATCATCGGTGGTGCTTTCGGAAACATTGTAACGGCACTTACTGACAGCTTTATCACTCCCCTGATCCAGGCTATCACGGGTAATGACGAGGTCGAGGTTGGCGGACAGTTCGTGATCAACGGTGCCGCTTTCACATACGGCGCATTCATCTCTGCCATTATCAACTTCCTGATCCTTGCACTTATCCTCTTCTGCGTTATCAAGGCTATCAACACTGCTACAGAGAAGGCAGCTAAGCTCGCTAAGAAGAAGGAAGCCGAAGAGGCTGCTGCACCCGCTGAGCCTTCCGAGGAAGTCAAGCTCCTTACAGAGATCAGAGACGCTCTCAAGAACAAGTAATCCATACCTATTCTTATATAGACCAATTTGCAATACGAAAGGACCGCACAACGCGGTCCTTTCTTTTTGTGTATTTCTAAACGCAATAACACCCGCTCGGTAACCGAACGGGTGTCGTAGTCGACTTATCGTACTGATATCAGTAATTCTTGGACTGCTCTTCGAAGTAAGCCTGAGGGTGAGCACATACGGGGCAGACCTCGGGAGCCTTGTCACCGTAATGGATATAACCGCAGTTGAGGCACTTCCAGATAGTAACGCCGTCACGCTCGAATGTCATACCCTTCTCGAGGTGCTCTGCGATCTTTCTGTATCTCTCCTCGTGCTCCTTCTCGATACCGCCTACCATCTCGAAAAGATCGGCGATGTCGTTAAATCCTTCTTCCCTTGCCTCTTCGGCAAATCTCTTGTACATATCGGTCCACTCGCCGTTCTCGCCTGCTGCAGCATCGAGAAGGTTTGTCATCGTATCAGGAACCGTATCACCGTGGAGCTTCTTGAACCACATCTTTGCATGCTCACGCTCATTGCCGGATGTCTCCGTAAAGATGTTAGAGATCTGTACATATCCCTCTTTCTTTGCCTTTGATGCATAGTATGCATACTTGTTCGTAGCCATAGACTCGCCTGCGAATGCAGCCTGAAGATTAGCTTCTGTCTTAGTACCCTTTAAATCCATATATCTGAACCTCCTTGGATTATGAATTACTTTTCAATGGTGTGCGCGCAGTCGGGACAGTAACCTCTCGCCATATAAGAGATATTCTTTACGATAGCCCCCTTAAGGCAATCCGGCATCTTGTCGGGACGGCACTTAAAGTCATATATGCTTCCGCACTGATCACAATAGAAATGTCCGTGAAAATCGGTAATGCTGTCATAATGGCGCTCACCGTCGGGAGATACGATAGTCGTAACGAGAGACTCCTCCGCGAGCTTCTCGGTAACATTATAGACGGTAGCAAGGGACAGCGAAGGATTATCATCCTTAAGATCGTTATAGATACGATCGCACGTGGGATGAGTCCTGTTATCAATAAGATATTGAAATATGAGAAGTCTCGGGACTGTTACTCTTATTCCCGCTTCTCTCAATCGATCCTGAGCACTGAGTTCTATAGACATTTTATCTCCGCAAATTAGAATTACTATAAATTATATCAATAGTGTCTTTTGTTGAAAAGGTTATTTTCGCAATTCACGCAACCCGTCCCTGCCAAGTGCGTCTATATAGGTACAACGGACTAAGGAGATGAACAACATGAAAGCACGAAAGATAACGGCACTCTTACTTACCATACCGATGCTCATGGCATCATTCACGGCTTGTTCCGAAGAAAAGATCAAGGGAAAGCCTTCGAGTAACGTAAACACATCAGCAGGTATGTTCCACCCCGCTGATCGCACATCGAACTATCTTAATAATATCGTTAATGTCTGCTCATGGAAGGGGGACTATGAATACGATCCTCCCATAGCCGGAAGTGAGCTCAACGTAAGATGCAGCATCCAAAAGACGAGCGAAGGTAACGAGCCTGATCTTACGATGTATATCTTTAAAGGCAACAATGCTTTTGCCTGGGATCCCGATGATGCGCTTGCAAGTGCCGAGGGAACGGTTGAGCACGGACAGTTCGACATCATGCGCTTTACGGTAGATCTTCCGTCGGATATCGATACGGATGACTATATCCTCGTATTCGTTAACGGGGACGGAGCGGTAGACAGCATGTTCGAGCAGACGATCGTAGCAAGCGAGACTGAGACTACGCGATTCGCGCCCGTTGATAAGCCTGTCATCTATCTCTATCCCGAAGAAGAGACGGAAGCATATGTAAATGTCGACCTCGAGGGTGAATTCACATGCACATATCCCGCATACGGTAACAATGTAGGCTGGCACGTTATCGCTCATCCTGACGGCATGCTCACAGACATCGAAGGCGGCAGGAATTACGATTATCTCTACTGGGAAGGAATGTGTGATGTTCCCTCAGGATTTACTCAGTCGATCTGTGTAAGAGGAGAAGATACAGCTGAATTCCTCGAGACATATCTTGAGGCTGCGGGACTCAACTACAGCGAGATAAACGATTTCATCACATACTGGCTCCCTCAGATGGAGAACAACCCCTATAACCTCATCTCCTTCCCTACGAAAGAGTACGAGCTCATGGCACAGCTCAACGTCTCACCCGCACCCGATACCATGATCAGGGTATATATGGTATTCACACCTCTCGAAAGCGAGATCACGATCCCTGAGGAGCAGCAGCTTCAGATGCCCGTTACTCCCGAGAGAACAGGATTCACGGTCGTAGAGTGGGGCGGTTCGCAGGTCTGACCGACAAGCCTTCCTTATAGATCAACTGATAAGCCCCGCGGGATCTCTCCTGCGGGGCTTGTCTATGCCATATTATTTTTTCTTTTTCTTATCTTTCTCTTTGTCTTTTTTCTTCTTCTCGGGCTTTTTCTTCTTTTTCTCTTTCTTCTTCTTGAGTTCTTCGATATCAGGAACTTCTATCTTGTTCTTGGGCTTTGGAACGCTCGAGTCATTTTTGAGAGCGGGCTTATCCGAAGTCTTTGTCTTCTTAACGGCAGTAGTCTTGCGTATAGGCTTAACGGGTGCAACCGTAGCTGCTCTGCTCTTTGATGATGGCTTTCCCTTTACGCTTAACTCATCGATAAGATCCCTTATCTCAGATACGGCAACGGGATTGATGCTGTACCATACACAGCGTCCGTCCTTTTGAGCCAGTACAAGATCAGAATCGAGAAGAAGGTTCATGTGATGAGACAAAGTAGGCTGCGTGATGGCGAACTCATCGAGGATATCCTTAGCGCGGAGCTTTCCCGCATCCGCGATGACCTTCATGATCTTCATCCTCATGGGTTCTGCCATAACAGACAGCTTCTTTACCGCGTCGTTATATCTTTTATCCTCGGCTTTCATTTCACATGCTCCGTTTCGTTATCAGGCAATAAGGCGATCCTTAAGTGCTTCCTCGAATTCAACGAGATTAGCACAAGCGATGATCTCCGTATTGTCCTCGAGGAGGATCTCTTCTTCACCGTGTACGAGAACAGTCATGGGAACTCCCATCTTACGAAGGAGAAGGAGCTGATAGTCCTTGCTCGCCTCGACGGAGAGATACTTGCACAGAAGTCTCAATACCTGCTTTGCATCCTCGAGATAGAAACCGTTGAGCTTCATGAGATGATCGACTACATACATGCCGAACACGTCATTGAAATCGAGAAGCTCCTTGCCGGGATAATTGGCACAGAAAGCCGTGATCGAGAGCTTGGATACGATCTCAAGGTCCTTAAAATCCTTGAGAGGGATCTTAAAGCTCTTAACGTTAGCTGAGAAGAGTTCCTGCATCTGCTCAACGGTAAGCTCATTCTTGAGCTCCTTGATACGATCGATCCTTGCAAGGATCTTTGTTCTCGGGAAGTATGTAGCCTGACCGATATCGGTGGCCTTATGGATGAACCAGGACTCGGGGATAAGATTCATCCTCTTCCATCTGTAGAGAGTACCATATGAGATCTGTGCGATCCTCAAAAGCTGCTTCTTGGAAATCAGTTCTTCGTCCGCCATAAGACACTACCTCACTTTACATAATCAGTTAATCTCATTGTAGATTAACAATGTTACAGTAAGGAAACACCGATATAACAGTTCAATAATTTATGCGGCGATGTCTATCCAGGGCATGGAACCGACAAATTTCAGGAAGTGTCTGTCCACACATATCTCGCTAAAGAGCTCCTTTTCTTCATCGTCAAAGAAGCCGAACATCGGAATATAGATCGAAAGTCCCGAATAGCTGCCGCGGCTGCCTGTTCCCTGAGCATAGATCACCGTACGCTCAAGTTCCGAGCTCAGCTCTTCTCCGTCAGTCGTATACGGCGCACAGATATCGAGGAATGTAGCAAGATCATAAGTGCCGAAGCCGAAATCCCCTGAAGCACCGAGCTCATCAATGAAATCGTCCTGGCCTTCGAATCTGCCGGACACGTCGGAAAGACCTTCGCAGAATTCCCTGAAATCCACCATGAACTCTTCCATGGCATTAAGATCGGTCATAGATACCGTTATGCCGTCACTGTCGTATAAGTCTATTCCCTCCTGCCAGTAGCATTCACAGAGCTTAAGACCTGCCGTCTCGGCATCGGAATCGGAGTGCTCACAAAGGTATGATCCGAATCCGACATAATCGAATCCCGTTCCGGGCATAGTCTCCTGGGATGCGATGAAATAATCAGCATACGGTGTAAGGATATTTGCAAGCTCAAGACATGCCATATTACAGCAGTCATAAGCAATGAAATCGAGCTTCTTGTCATATCCTGCGCATGCCTCGTCGAAAGCATCTCTCATCTCGGGTAAAGTCAGATGGCTGTCTTCGAACAGTTCGTCATAGCAGCAGCCGCCCATTGCGCCGCCGCCGTGATTCCAGAGGATAACGGCCGTATGCTCGGCGGGATACATTTCCACACCGTACTTCAGGAAGTCCTTGAGCGTATCTGTCTCTCCCATATCGCGAAGCTCGGTCTTTCCGACCGACGTTGCCTCTCCGTTTTCTATCACGAAAGTAAGCGTACTGTCATTCTTGAAGTATTCATGATCGCAATCGGATCCGCCCGTTCTGACAACAAATCTTACGTCATCACAACCGGTAGTGGCATCCATCATCTCGATGATATCTTCTGACGCACATCCGCATTCCTCGTCCC encodes:
- a CDS encoding LSU ribosomal protein L7AE, with product MTEEDKILRFIGLAMRAGKVVSGFDATVSAMRAGQCRLLILSKDISANTLNKLMDRAAECDDDQLAAYSFATARQLGDAIGRTDRAVLAITDEGFASKLAQMIEEIDDTKEIC
- a CDS encoding hypothetical protein (manually curated), which translates into the protein MIPKKKPQRMCVSCRERHDKKDLIRVVLGPDGDISYDPTGKASGRGAYLCKKEECIVAELKAHRLAKGLRHDVDKERLQQVAQEILKLCVSEEGSDD
- a CDS encoding NusA antitermination factor, which produces MAKKITQEEPRDNVLDAIKMLAKERGIEEEELITAVEEGIVTAFRREFSGSQSIEHVEAEIDRETGEIFVYKLVEVVEEVEDEANQISITDAQAMDPELELGDEIEVGIEVEKLGRLAATAAKSAISQKVRDAEYRRINEEFSGRIGELASGIILRRDARNVYVDIDRAEAVLPREGQIRNELYETNRTMKFLVLCVEEHNGRPSITVSRTSNELVKKLFELEIPEIKSGEVIIQAVSREPGSRAKVAVYSRDENIDAKGACVGQRGQRVQEIMNELGGEKIDIVDWNADPALFISEALQPAKVLRVDTEITTNEDGSQERKAKVIVPDSQFTLAIGRSGQNVRLAARLTGFKIDIKRESEEIIEATQLMGDAFQVVESDGDDQ
- a CDS encoding ribosome maturation factor RimP, with amino-acid sequence MAGRSKIAQQAFEIAQPVAERMGLELVDAEYKKEGQSTFLRLFIDKKGGLGIDDCETFSREIDPILDEKLVHDADYFEVSSPGLTRPLTTEADYRRYEGEKIDVALFAEKEGSKNHTGEIIGCDGDSVTIRVSEDKELTIGYKEISKAVRHIEF
- a CDS encoding large conductance mechanosensitive channel, with protein sequence MGNFLKEFKDFALKGNVMDMAVGVIIGGAFGNIVTALTDSFITPLIQAITGNDEVEVGGQFVINGAAFTYGAFISAIINFLILALILFCVIKAINTATEKAAKLAKKKEAEEAAAPAEPSEEVKLLTEIRDALKNK
- a CDS encoding Rubrerythrin, with translation MDLKGTKTEANLQAAFAGESMATNKYAYYASKAKKEGYVQISNIFTETSGNEREHAKMWFKKLHGDTVPDTMTNLLDAAAGENGEWTDMYKRFAEEAREEGFNDIADLFEMVGGIEKEHEERYRKIAEHLEKGMTFERDGVTIWKCLNCGYIHYGDKAPEVCPVCAHPQAYFEEQSKNY
- a CDS encoding Fur family transcriptional regulator, peroxide stress response regulator, encoding MSIELSAQDRLREAGIRVTVPRLLIFQYLIDNRTHPTCDRIYNDLKDDNPSLSLATVYNVTEKLAEESLVTTIVSPDGERHYDSITDFHGHFYCDQCGSIYDFKCRPDKMPDCLKGAIVKNISYMARGYCPDCAHTIEK
- a CDS encoding DNA-binding transcriptional regulator, ArsR family — its product is MKAEDKRYNDAVKKLSVMAEPMRMKIMKVIADAGKLRAKDILDEFAITQPTLSHHMNLLLDSDLVLAQKDGRCVWYSINPVAVSEIRDLIDELSVKGKPSSKSRAATVAPVKPIRKTTAVKKTKTSDKPALKNDSSVPKPKNKIEVPDIEELKKKKEKKKKKPEKKKKDKEKDKKKKK